A window of the Candidatus Pantoea soli genome harbors these coding sequences:
- a CDS encoding recombinase family protein: MRFSTASQQYGDSLRRQNALISEWLSQHPDYELDDITYQDLGLSAYSGMNATRGALYDFLDAVEHGYIAAGTVLLVESLDRLSREKISDATERLKSILRSGVEVVTLCDHTHYSIDSLDDPYVLIKAILIAQRANEESETKSRRMRAAWQKKREDAAATGKLITRSCPRWLTVSPGGEKFELIEEHARTINLIFRLRLKGCSLNGITKTLNERGVPTLTGEIGRWNPSTIESLLGNKALTGTFTPSYQTMAKGVSEIRGYFPPVVPDKLFHDVQGVRLARFGNPGVSENPYLINIFRSLMYCGTCGHSIMLTSVDKKGAGYYACPMRRLHRCSEPAIRRDHVDAALVGVLLCSMDMLQANGTVMGTASQLENRLVELNMSINRLIAALQIAPDVPELAMKVRELSKELRAGELKLRALRNRGVAGSGEWIAGLNLADRRNRERCRDYAARHIDRLFLHTAEGRCDVHLLNGLRLINFPVKKKLPVSSFISSLAYLCGDTLIL; encoded by the coding sequence GTGAGATTCTCAACTGCTTCCCAGCAGTACGGTGATTCCCTGCGGCGTCAGAACGCGCTCATCTCTGAGTGGTTGTCTCAGCATCCGGATTATGAGCTCGATGACATCACCTATCAGGATCTGGGGCTCAGTGCTTACAGCGGCATGAACGCCACCCGCGGCGCGCTTTACGACTTTCTTGACGCCGTAGAGCACGGCTACATAGCTGCCGGAACTGTTCTTCTGGTTGAGAGCCTGGACAGGCTGTCACGTGAAAAAATCAGCGATGCCACCGAACGACTCAAGAGCATTCTGCGGTCCGGCGTCGAAGTCGTCACGCTGTGCGATCATACTCACTACAGCATCGACTCGCTTGATGACCCCTATGTTCTCATCAAAGCTATTCTCATCGCACAACGTGCAAATGAGGAGAGCGAGACGAAGTCACGTCGCATGCGCGCGGCCTGGCAGAAAAAACGGGAAGATGCAGCGGCAACCGGGAAGCTCATCACGCGCAGCTGCCCGCGCTGGCTGACTGTTTCCCCTGGCGGTGAGAAGTTTGAGCTGATTGAAGAACATGCCAGGACCATTAACCTGATATTCAGGCTCAGGCTGAAAGGCTGCTCACTCAATGGCATCACGAAAACGCTCAACGAACGCGGTGTTCCCACCCTGACGGGGGAAATCGGGCGGTGGAATCCCAGCACCATTGAGAGTCTGCTGGGTAACAAAGCCCTGACGGGCACGTTTACGCCGTCTTATCAGACGATGGCAAAAGGCGTCAGCGAAATCCGCGGCTATTTTCCCCCGGTGGTTCCGGACAAACTGTTCCACGACGTGCAGGGCGTCCGTCTCGCGCGGTTCGGTAACCCCGGCGTCAGCGAGAATCCTTACCTCATTAATATTTTCAGATCCCTGATGTACTGCGGAACGTGCGGGCATTCCATCATGCTGACCAGCGTCGACAAAAAGGGCGCGGGTTATTACGCCTGTCCGATGAGGCGCCTGCATCGCTGCAGCGAACCGGCCATACGACGCGATCACGTTGATGCAGCGCTGGTGGGCGTCCTGCTGTGCAGCATGGATATGCTGCAGGCAAACGGAACCGTCATGGGTACCGCCAGTCAGCTGGAAAACCGTCTGGTCGAACTCAACATGAGCATCAACCGGCTTATCGCTGCGCTGCAGATTGCGCCGGACGTTCCGGAGCTGGCCATGAAGGTGCGGGAACTGAGTAAAGAGCTGCGGGCGGGTGAACTGAAGCTGCGTGCCCTCAGAAACCGGGGCGTGGCCGGCTCCGGGGAGTGGATAGCCGGACTTAACCTCGCTGACAGGCGTAACCGTGAACGATGCCGCGACTACGCCGCCCGGCACATAGACAGGCTGTTTCTGCATACTGCTGAGGGGCGCTGCGATGTACATTTGCTCAACGGACTCAGGCTTATTAACTTTCCGGTAAAGAAAAAACTTCCCGTTTCATCCTTCATCAGCAGCCTTGCCTACCTGTGTGGAGACACGCTGATTCTCTGA
- a CDS encoding MFS transporter, whose amino-acid sequence MLTSLRKRSRYISRMASFSVYLAAVLLPLSFTGGVISTPAIHHTLGGSPAALSWLTNGFMLAFGSCLLPAGVAADAIGRKRIFTAGAVLFFLSSVVIGLAQGLFMAGLFRSLQGLAAALILASGSAALACLHERTSRTRAFSLLGTMFGAGLAFGPVLQGFITDALGWRWLYALLALLAGIVLFIGAAFLPASQERAQQKPDIAGLMLFTAALILFTSAVMLIPAFGLLSFAVLVLLVSAGLFLSGFVVRCLRIQNPVLDISLLLRPHFAGVLLLPVATCYCYVVLLIILPQHFMGGDGMSEAQSAVYLMALTSPMLIFPSVAAVLTRWFSPGTVSAMGLTVSTGGLLLLGYALTGDSSSFLVLSLMLTGTGAAFPWGLMDGLALSAVPVEKAGMAAGLFNTVRVAGEGIALAMVSAFLTVMNTFTLEKNAHGYPPEVIHRAAAWLGSGNSDEAATILPGFPGWLLHDSYDSAYTTLFSVLAAITLFCALVTGVMLSRKAEPCPASTILTRKGDEILSEKDGGR is encoded by the coding sequence ATGCTTACTTCACTCAGAAAGCGCAGCCGGTACATCAGCAGAATGGCATCCTTTTCTGTTTATCTGGCAGCGGTACTGCTGCCCTTAAGTTTTACTGGCGGTGTCATCTCAACGCCGGCAATTCATCATACGCTTGGCGGCTCGCCGGCGGCGCTGTCATGGCTGACGAATGGATTTATGCTGGCTTTCGGCAGTTGCCTGCTGCCAGCCGGCGTTGCTGCGGATGCCATCGGCAGGAAGCGTATTTTTACTGCAGGTGCAGTTCTGTTTTTTCTGAGCAGTGTGGTGATCGGTCTGGCGCAGGGTCTTTTTATGGCTGGGTTATTCAGGTCACTACAGGGGCTGGCGGCGGCCCTGATATTAGCCAGTGGCAGTGCCGCGCTGGCCTGCCTTCACGAACGCACCAGCAGGACACGCGCTTTCAGCTTACTAGGTACCATGTTTGGCGCAGGCCTGGCTTTCGGCCCGGTATTACAGGGCTTTATCACGGATGCGCTGGGCTGGCGTTGGCTGTATGCCCTGTTAGCGCTGCTTGCAGGCATTGTGTTATTTATCGGGGCTGCGTTTCTGCCTGCATCACAGGAACGCGCACAGCAGAAACCCGACATAGCGGGGTTAATGCTGTTTACTGCAGCCCTGATACTTTTCACATCGGCGGTAATGCTGATACCGGCCTTCGGATTGCTATCATTTGCCGTGCTCGTTTTGCTTGTCTCAGCCGGGCTGTTTTTAAGCGGTTTTGTGGTGCGGTGCCTGCGTATTCAAAATCCGGTTCTGGATATCTCATTGCTGCTGCGTCCACACTTTGCCGGCGTCCTGCTGCTTCCGGTAGCAACATGCTATTGCTATGTGGTGTTGCTGATTATTCTCCCGCAGCATTTTATGGGCGGTGACGGAATGAGTGAGGCTCAAAGCGCTGTTTATCTTATGGCGCTGACGTCTCCGATGCTGATTTTCCCATCCGTTGCCGCAGTGCTGACACGATGGTTTTCGCCGGGAACCGTTTCAGCCATGGGGCTTACTGTGTCAACGGGTGGGCTGCTTTTACTCGGATACGCCTTAACCGGCGATAGCAGTAGCTTTCTTGTGCTTTCACTGATGCTGACCGGCACCGGCGCGGCTTTTCCCTGGGGGCTGATGGACGGTCTGGCCCTCTCTGCGGTGCCTGTTGAGAAAGCCGGCATGGCCGCAGGCCTCTTTAATACCGTACGCGTTGCCGGAGAGGGGATCGCGCTGGCAATGGTGTCTGCTTTTTTAACCGTCATGAACACATTCACGCTTGAGAAAAATGCGCACGGGTATCCCCCAGAGGTGATTCATCGGGCGGCTGCCTGGCTGGGAAGTGGTAATAGTGATGAAGCCGCTACGATTTTACCCGGTTTTCCCGGATGGCTACTACACGACAGCTATGACAGCGCCTATACGACGCTTTTCAGCGTGCTGGCGGCCATCACGCTGTTTTGTGCGCTCGTGACAGGAGTCATGTTAAGCAGGAAAGCAGAACCTTGTCCGGCAAGCACGATTTTGACCAGAAAAGGGGATGAAATCCTGAGCGAGAAAGATGGCGGACGTTAA
- a CDS encoding Gfo/Idh/MocA family protein: MFPSSLPVPRLPSEKAIPVLRWGIMGPGWIAEHFARALKEHTGQQLVAVAGRNRAKVQAFAERWTIPAVFSCIDDMLLMNDLDAIYIATPHNHHYPDGLKALSAGKHVLIEKPLALNVREGEALQTLARQKGLLCMEGMWCDFTPKYDVLRQLITDDVLGDIHTLIADHGEFFTPDHRIFNADLAGGPMLDLGSYLVSLSVMVAGAPVKIQSSGQSAGDNVNGQASMLFEHASGMHSVLNTTLFSNTPGSAVIAGRNATLVLAGQFYAPGGFVLTSSQGRQSLCWEEPSNRYTQLYHEIQHFSWCVGQGLKDSPVRPMSTVLMTLTAMDTVREQLGIVFNEEQQSADSKS; the protein is encoded by the coding sequence ATGTTTCCCTCCTCTCTACCCGTTCCGCGCCTGCCCTCTGAAAAGGCGATACCCGTATTGCGCTGGGGCATTATGGGCCCCGGCTGGATTGCCGAACATTTCGCCCGCGCATTAAAGGAACACACTGGTCAACAGCTGGTTGCAGTGGCCGGAAGAAACCGTGCAAAAGTGCAGGCATTCGCTGAGCGATGGACGATCCCGGCTGTTTTCAGCTGTATTGATGACATGCTGTTAATGAATGATCTGGATGCGATTTATATCGCCACTCCGCATAACCATCATTATCCTGATGGCCTGAAGGCACTCAGCGCAGGTAAGCATGTGCTGATTGAAAAACCCCTGGCTTTAAATGTCAGAGAGGGGGAGGCCCTGCAGACCCTGGCCCGACAAAAAGGGCTACTGTGTATGGAGGGTATGTGGTGTGACTTTACGCCGAAATATGATGTATTGCGCCAACTGATAACAGACGATGTACTAGGAGACATTCACACTTTGATTGCTGATCATGGTGAGTTTTTTACTCCCGATCACCGTATTTTTAATGCTGATCTGGCCGGGGGACCTATGCTGGATTTGGGCAGCTATCTGGTTTCACTTAGCGTGATGGTGGCAGGAGCGCCTGTTAAAATCCAATCAAGTGGGCAATCCGCGGGAGATAATGTCAACGGACAGGCTTCAATGCTGTTTGAACATGCCAGCGGTATGCATTCGGTGCTGAATACAACGCTTTTCAGTAATACACCCGGCAGTGCGGTAATTGCAGGACGTAATGCAACTCTGGTTCTGGCGGGGCAGTTTTACGCGCCGGGCGGATTTGTACTGACCTCAAGCCAGGGCAGACAGTCATTATGCTGGGAAGAACCCTCTAACCGCTACACCCAGCTTTACCATGAGATTCAGCATTTTTCCTGGTGCGTAGGACAGGGGTTGAAAGACTCCCCGGTTCGCCCGATGTCTACCGTATTGATGACCCTGACTGCCATGGATACCGTCCGGGAGCAACTGGGGATTGTATTCAATGAAGAACAGCAATCTGCTGACAGTAAGAGCTGA
- a CDS encoding OsmC family protein produces the protein MEHQYTSHIFWTGNQGTGTSGYKAYARTWDIAITGKEVIHCSNDPLLGGDATKMNPEDLLLSSLSACHMLWYLHLASDAGIAVLEYEDSPIATGEVLKGGAGRFTSAVLRPKITVANGTNLDSAMAIHHEIHKVCFIARSVNFPVRYEPEFVTRHQ, from the coding sequence ATGGAACATCAATATACCTCGCACATATTCTGGACCGGGAATCAAGGCACTGGAACATCGGGATATAAGGCGTATGCGAGGACCTGGGACATCGCCATTACCGGCAAAGAGGTTATCCATTGCTCAAACGATCCCCTGTTGGGTGGCGATGCCACTAAAATGAATCCTGAAGACCTTCTGCTATCCTCGCTTTCTGCATGCCACATGCTCTGGTACCTGCACCTTGCCTCAGATGCAGGGATCGCTGTTCTGGAATATGAAGATTCTCCGATAGCCACGGGGGAGGTGTTGAAAGGCGGTGCGGGCAGATTTACTTCGGCTGTACTGAGACCCAAAATCACGGTAGCAAACGGCACTAATCTTGACTCTGCAATGGCCATTCATCATGAAATCCATAAAGTCTGTTTTATAGCAAGGTCAGTGAATTTTCCGGTTCGCTATGAGCCTGAATTTGTTACCCGTCATCAATAA
- the umuD gene encoding translesion error-prone DNA polymerase V autoproteolytic subunit produces the protein MNPGSFAGGLTLLWPPLFTPRVRVPLYAEPCAAGFPSPAADYVEKELDLNELCIRRRASTFFVRASGNSMRDLGLCDGDVMVVDRAEKPSHGDIVIAEVNGEFTVKRLQLHPRPALLPMNPAYPVIYPEELQLLGVVTWFFNSTRARR, from the coding sequence ATGAATCCGGGCAGTTTTGCCGGGGGCCTGACACTGCTCTGGCCCCCGCTTTTTACTCCCCGCGTCAGGGTACCCCTCTATGCAGAGCCCTGCGCCGCAGGGTTTCCCTCTCCGGCGGCAGATTACGTTGAGAAAGAGCTGGACCTGAATGAACTCTGCATCCGCCGGCGCGCCTCTACTTTCTTTGTCCGCGCCAGCGGCAACAGCATGCGCGATCTCGGGTTGTGCGATGGCGACGTCATGGTTGTCGATCGCGCCGAGAAGCCTTCCCACGGCGATATTGTTATAGCCGAAGTTAACGGAGAATTTACGGTCAAGCGCCTGCAGCTGCATCCCCGCCCCGCCCTGCTCCCGATGAACCCCGCCTACCCCGTGATTTATCCGGAGGAGCTGCAGCTGCTCGGCGTGGTGACGTGGTTTTTCAACAGCACGCGCGCGCGGAGGTGA
- a CDS encoding conjugation system SOS inhibitor PsiB family protein — translation MSATQSKGKKRHDKTSAYYGRRRAGYRCCSGSELTRDESVTLQRLQTFSSDDFEAYRARGEAFRRRLCGAVLHALPVSHAWRADCECRGEWGGVFPVHLRLTHQKNPHVTLDILSPGSESPFWHGLIWVNPDHTGLYVLNTEHFEPQAIGELLARVENMLADGFIPSEIVAVLGRRGGCA, via the coding sequence ATGTCAGCGACTCAGTCTAAAGGAAAAAAACGCCACGACAAGACATCTGCGTATTACGGCCGCCGGCGCGCGGGTTACCGCTGCTGCTCCGGCAGCGAGCTGACGCGCGATGAAAGCGTGACGCTGCAACGTCTGCAGACATTCAGCTCTGACGATTTCGAAGCCTACCGCGCGCGGGGCGAGGCGTTTCGCCGGCGGCTGTGTGGCGCCGTGCTGCACGCGCTGCCCGTCAGCCATGCCTGGCGGGCCGACTGCGAATGTCGGGGCGAGTGGGGCGGGGTGTTCCCGGTACACCTGCGCCTGACGCACCAAAAAAATCCTCACGTCACGCTCGATATCCTGAGTCCGGGCAGTGAGTCACCGTTCTGGCACGGGCTTATCTGGGTTAATCCCGATCACACCGGCCTGTACGTGCTGAACACAGAGCACTTTGAGCCGCAGGCTATTGGTGAGCTTCTGGCGCGCGTAGAGAACATGTTAGCCGACGGCTTCATACCATCAGAAATTGTGGCTGTTCTGGGCAGAAGAGGCGGGTGCGCATGA
- a CDS encoding LysR family transcriptional regulator, giving the protein MDSLTSLTSFVRTAETRSFVQAARLLGISASAVGKNVARLEQKLGVRLLNRSTRNVSLTEEGAALLVRCQHILEQLHEAESELTNSVAQPAGKLRVSLPVIGYRLLLPLLPAFSRRYPEIELDLDFSDRLVNIIDEGFDVAIRSGELADSRLKSKRLGDFRFILCASPDYLKEHGVPDSPEALAMHRCISFRFPSTGLLQPWELRDMKPHADVKAASFLTVNNIEASVRLSLAGMGISYVPDFVVRESMSSGQLVEVLPGYCIRQGYFSALWPASRYLSPRIRCFVDFIAESGLSL; this is encoded by the coding sequence ATGGACAGTCTGACGTCGCTCACTTCTTTTGTCCGGACAGCCGAAACGCGGAGCTTTGTGCAGGCGGCAAGGCTGCTTGGGATATCTGCCTCCGCGGTCGGAAAAAATGTGGCCAGACTTGAGCAAAAACTTGGCGTACGCCTTTTAAACCGCAGCACGAGAAACGTGAGTCTGACGGAGGAGGGGGCTGCTCTCCTGGTCCGCTGTCAGCACATACTTGAACAGCTGCATGAGGCAGAGTCAGAACTGACGAACAGCGTGGCACAGCCCGCCGGGAAGCTCAGGGTCTCACTACCTGTTATTGGCTACAGGCTGCTCCTTCCGCTTCTGCCTGCGTTTTCACGCCGTTACCCTGAAATAGAACTGGATCTGGATTTCAGCGACCGGCTGGTCAACATCATTGATGAAGGATTTGATGTGGCCATTCGAAGTGGTGAGCTCGCGGACTCGCGACTGAAATCAAAAAGGCTCGGAGACTTTCGTTTTATCCTCTGTGCTAGTCCTGATTATTTGAAAGAGCACGGTGTGCCCGACTCCCCTGAAGCGTTAGCGATGCACAGATGCATTTCTTTTCGTTTCCCCTCAACGGGGCTGCTCCAGCCCTGGGAGCTGCGCGACATGAAGCCCCATGCTGACGTGAAGGCCGCTTCTTTTCTGACAGTAAATAATATAGAAGCGTCTGTTCGCCTGAGCCTTGCGGGCATGGGGATAAGCTATGTGCCCGATTTTGTTGTGCGCGAATCCATGAGCAGCGGGCAGCTGGTTGAAGTATTACCGGGCTATTGCATCAGGCAGGGCTATTTCTCGGCACTCTGGCCGGCCAGCCGGTATCTCTCTCCGCGGATCCGCTGCTTTGTTGATTTCATCGCTGAGTCAGGTTTATCTCTTTGA
- a CDS encoding ASCH domain-containing protein, with protein MNDTALLNEKYPGALTWQFGDSPALADELAQLVLDGLKTATCTSMVAYQKETARGEAPAIGSYSIILNGKGQAVCVIRTLATSVTRFCDVMPELARKEGEGDLSLEYWRQEHRRFFEREGTFSEEMELVFEEFEVVERLDVRET; from the coding sequence GTGAACGATACTGCATTGTTAAACGAGAAATACCCTGGCGCACTGACATGGCAATTTGGCGACAGTCCGGCACTGGCAGACGAGCTTGCGCAGCTGGTTCTCGATGGCCTGAAAACGGCAACCTGTACCTCTATGGTGGCTTATCAGAAGGAAACTGCGCGGGGTGAAGCGCCTGCCATCGGGAGTTACAGTATTATTTTAAACGGCAAAGGGCAGGCGGTATGTGTAATCAGGACCCTCGCAACATCCGTTACCCGGTTCTGCGATGTCATGCCTGAGCTGGCAAGAAAAGAGGGCGAAGGTGATTTGAGCCTTGAGTACTGGAGGCAGGAGCACCGCCGCTTTTTTGAGCGCGAAGGGACCTTTTCAGAAGAAATGGAGTTAGTTTTTGAAGAGTTTGAAGTAGTGGAAAGGCTGGATGTACGCGAGACTTAA
- the iolE gene encoding myo-inosose-2 dehydratase has translation MNPRIQLGVSPLSWTNDVLLDLGNNIPLETCLEQAASAGYRGIELGRKFPRTAAELAPLLKGVDLRLASGWHSGFLAERSVEDEIAAVKTHAELLRSLGANVMVYGECAKMPGVHPLDEPLSLSPVLTSLNVDVYAYKVNEFADILLNRFGLKLAYHHHLMMLVEQHQELDEFLAKTSDSVGLVLDSGHAYAGGVNLTQTLKKYGHRVVHIHLKDVRPDVLQRVRREDLSFNDAVRAGLFTVPGEGCIDYSPLIEFVAMSDYQGWLIVEAEQDPRKEEPFAAVSRAFNWAQHAFQLSAPAEEIAQ, from the coding sequence ATGAATCCACGTATCCAGTTAGGTGTCAGCCCATTGAGCTGGACCAATGACGTTCTGCTTGATTTAGGCAATAACATCCCTCTTGAAACCTGCCTTGAACAGGCCGCATCTGCTGGTTACCGCGGTATAGAGTTAGGCAGAAAATTTCCCCGCACCGCGGCTGAACTAGCCCCTTTACTGAAAGGAGTTGACCTGCGACTCGCTTCTGGCTGGCACAGTGGATTTCTTGCCGAACGAAGCGTTGAAGATGAAATCGCTGCCGTAAAAACTCACGCAGAGTTACTGCGGTCATTAGGGGCAAACGTCATGGTCTATGGCGAATGCGCAAAAATGCCTGGCGTTCATCCGCTGGACGAGCCGCTCTCTCTGTCCCCGGTTTTAACCAGCCTGAATGTTGACGTTTATGCCTATAAAGTCAATGAATTTGCAGACATTTTGCTGAACAGGTTTGGCCTCAAACTTGCTTATCATCACCATCTGATGATGCTGGTCGAACAGCATCAGGAGTTGGATGAATTTTTGGCAAAAACCTCCGATAGCGTCGGGCTGGTTCTGGACTCCGGGCATGCTTACGCTGGTGGCGTTAACCTGACACAGACATTAAAAAAGTATGGCCACCGTGTGGTCCATATTCATCTGAAAGATGTTCGCCCGGATGTCCTGCAACGAGTGAGAAGAGAGGATCTCAGTTTCAATGATGCGGTACGTGCTGGGCTGTTTACGGTGCCGGGTGAGGGATGTATCGATTATTCACCTCTGATTGAGTTTGTTGCGATGTCAGATTATCAGGGCTGGCTGATTGTTGAAGCCGAACAGGATCCGAGAAAAGAAGAGCCGTTTGCTGCGGTCTCTCGTGCATTTAACTGGGCACAACATGCTTTCCAGTTGTCCGCGCCAGCAGAGGAGATTGCTCAATGA
- a CDS encoding Gfo/Idh/MocA family protein, producing the protein MKEKLNIGLIGSGFMGQAHADAYRRAAMIYPDLPKRPHLYALADQNQSLADANAVRFGADKAYGDWRELVNDPNVDVVDITSPNHLHYEMALAAIAAGKHVYCEKPLAVSMEEALQMTLAAEQAGVKTMVAFNNIKTPAALLAKQIIERGDIGTPIRFRGTFDQGFYNDPELPWSWRCSRKLGGSGSLGDLGAHTLSIAQFLMGGISEVTASAQTYLHQRPVPQVDAGYASHINEHAEWREVENDDQVQCLVNFTSGASGVIEASRIAAGRIFGVFWEVSGTKGTIYMDGERFNELQIYRLSDDKHDRGFKTLFAGSQIPAYAGFFGFDFGGGGLGYFDVKVIEVHDLVQGVCSDNDCYPNFAFGLQNQQILTAIEQSIVSRQWVAVAGNR; encoded by the coding sequence ATGAAAGAGAAGCTTAATATTGGTCTTATCGGCTCAGGTTTTATGGGGCAGGCGCATGCTGATGCTTATCGTCGAGCTGCCATGATTTATCCCGATCTGCCAAAGCGTCCCCATCTGTATGCATTGGCCGATCAGAATCAATCGCTCGCTGACGCAAATGCGGTGCGCTTTGGTGCAGATAAAGCCTATGGCGACTGGCGCGAATTAGTAAATGATCCAAATGTGGATGTGGTTGATATCACCTCACCCAATCATCTGCATTACGAAATGGCACTGGCAGCGATTGCCGCCGGCAAGCATGTTTATTGCGAAAAGCCGCTGGCCGTCAGCATGGAAGAGGCGCTGCAGATGACCTTGGCAGCCGAACAGGCAGGTGTCAAAACGATGGTGGCTTTTAATAATATTAAAACGCCGGCAGCGCTACTGGCAAAACAGATTATTGAACGCGGTGATATTGGTACGCCGATCCGTTTCAGGGGCACCTTTGACCAGGGTTTTTATAACGATCCCGAACTACCCTGGTCCTGGCGCTGTTCCAGGAAACTTGGCGGCAGCGGTTCACTAGGCGATCTGGGAGCTCACACCCTTTCAATTGCGCAGTTTCTGATGGGGGGGATCAGCGAGGTGACCGCCAGCGCCCAGACTTATTTGCATCAGCGGCCGGTACCACAGGTCGATGCTGGTTATGCCAGTCATATTAATGAGCATGCGGAATGGCGCGAGGTCGAAAATGACGATCAGGTGCAGTGCCTGGTGAACTTTACGAGCGGTGCCAGCGGCGTAATCGAAGCATCGCGCATCGCGGCAGGACGCATTTTCGGCGTGTTCTGGGAAGTGTCCGGTACCAAGGGCACAATTTATATGGACGGTGAACGCTTCAATGAGCTGCAAATTTATCGCTTGAGTGATGACAAACACGATCGCGGTTTCAAAACCCTTTTTGCAGGCAGCCAGATTCCGGCCTATGCGGGCTTCTTCGGCTTTGATTTTGGCGGCGGCGGTCTCGGTTATTTTGATGTAAAAGTCATTGAAGTTCACGATCTGGTGCAGGGGGTTTGCAGCGATAACGACTGTTATCCGAATTTTGCGTTTGGTCTGCAAAATCAACAGATCCTCACCGCCATTGAACAGTCCATTGTTTCCCGTCAGTGGGTTGCAGTGGCCGGTAACCGCTGA
- a CDS encoding single-stranded DNA-binding protein, which translates to MASRGVNKVILVGNLGQDPEVRYMPNGGAVANITLATSESWRDKQTGENREVTEWHRVVLFGKLAEVAGEYLRKGSQVYIEGQLRTRKWQGTDGQDKYTTEVVVNVGGTMQMLGGRGGNTGAQTGQPFSSQQSGQPQQTPAGAGNGGKGGRGTAQSQPEPLAPPQGNYPPADFDDDIPF; encoded by the coding sequence ATGGCTTCACGGGGCGTCAACAAGGTCATCCTGGTCGGAAATCTGGGGCAGGACCCCGAGGTGCGCTACATGCCAAACGGCGGCGCGGTCGCAAACATTACGCTGGCCACGTCGGAAAGCTGGCGCGACAAGCAGACCGGTGAGAACAGGGAGGTAACCGAATGGCACCGCGTGGTGCTGTTCGGAAAGCTTGCCGAGGTGGCGGGGGAATACCTGCGCAAAGGTTCGCAGGTCTACATCGAGGGCCAGCTGCGCACGCGCAAGTGGCAGGGCACGGACGGACAGGACAAATACACCACCGAGGTCGTGGTCAATGTCGGCGGCACCATGCAGATGCTGGGCGGGCGAGGAGGCAACACAGGCGCACAGACCGGACAGCCGTTCAGCAGCCAGCAGAGCGGTCAGCCTCAGCAGACACCTGCAGGGGCAGGTAACGGTGGCAAGGGCGGGCGCGGTACGGCTCAGTCGCAGCCGGAACCCCTGGCACCGCCGCAGGGCAACTATCCGCCGGCAGATTTTGATGACGATATCCCATTCTGA
- a CDS encoding JAB domain-containing protein — protein MLAIDYRYPVGAPFSSAADTKAYFRAKLARHEYEVFAVAFLDNQHRLLACDEMFRGSVATVDVHPREIARRALQLNASAVILSHNHPSFRPQPSEADVAITLRIQKALSLIAVRVIDHIIVAGNETLSLAGQGFLNR, from the coding sequence ATGCTGGCCATCGATTATCGATATCCGGTCGGTGCGCCTTTTTCCAGCGCTGCCGATACAAAAGCGTACTTCCGGGCAAAACTTGCCCGCCACGAATACGAGGTGTTTGCGGTAGCGTTTCTGGATAATCAGCACCGGCTTCTCGCCTGCGACGAAATGTTCAGGGGATCGGTGGCCACGGTAGACGTGCATCCGCGCGAGATTGCCCGGCGTGCGCTGCAGCTGAATGCATCGGCGGTGATTTTGAGTCACAACCATCCGTCGTTTAGGCCGCAACCTTCAGAAGCGGATGTTGCCATTACCCTGCGCATTCAAAAAGCGCTCAGCCTTATCGCCGTCAGGGTGATTGACCACATTATCGTTGCCGGCAATGAAACGTTGTCCCTGGCCGGGCAGGGATTTTTAAACCGTTAG